The Bdellovibrio bacteriovorus W nucleotide sequence TGGGCCATCGTTTTTAAATTCATAAGCTAGTACAGGAAGACCTTTTGAAGTGTAAGTGAAAAGCGAAGTTTGCATCGAAGCTTGCATGTGCAAAGTCCTTTTTAATTTTTAAACGTTAACGACGGTGAAGGTATCTACTTTGACGGGTTTTAAAATTCTTAAAGCCACTTCGTTGAAGTGAGCTGAGTGATCTGTTGTCATAAGATCAATCACTCGAGGCTCCATATCAATACGAGTCTGGAGTCTTTGGTTTTTAAAATCTTTTTGAATCCATTTTGCAATGGCTTCGCCAGAATCCACTAACTCAATGGAAGAACCTGTGACTCTCGCGATAGAACTTTTCAAAATCGGATAGTGAGTACATCCTAAAATCAGCGTATCGATGTGGTTCTCAAGCAAGGGGCTCAAGTATCGATACACAATCAAGTTCGTCACAGGATCTTGATCCCAGCCTTCTTCTGCCAACGGGACAAAAAGAGGGCAGGCTTGATCGTAAACTTGCGCTGAGGGATTTAGTTGCAGAATCTTCTTTGTATAGGCTTTGCTATTGATTGTTGCTCGGGTTCCTAAGACACCGATGCGCGAGCTCATAGATGCCTTTAGTGCAGTCTCTGAGCCGGGATCAATCACGTTGTAAACAGGGATGCCCTCGAACTCTTTTTCAGAGTACTGAGTGGACGCTGTGTTACAGGCAATCACAATAGCCTTCACATCTTTTTTGCGAAGGAAGGCGATGTTTTGTTCAGAGTATTTGCGAATCGTCTCTGGCGATTTAGATCCATAAGGAAGGCGTGCCGTATCACCAAGGTAGACGAAGCTTTCTTGGGGAAACTGCAATGCGAGCTCTTTCAGTACTGTGAGCCCGCCTATTCCTGAATCAAAAACGCCAATGGGGCGAGAATCGCTAATAGACATAGTCTAGTTTTTTACTCCGTGTGCACGTGATTCGGCAATTCCATTCGATGACATTTCCATAAACTGTGCGTTTTCACGCATTTCTGCAATCGTCGTTGCGTTGAGGTAGCTCATACCTGAACGAATGCCGCCAGAAACTTCGAGAATGACATCGCGGACGTGTCCTTTGA carries:
- a CDS encoding hypothetical protein (COG0796 Glutamate racemase), producing the protein MSISDSRPIGVFDSGIGGLTVLKELALQFPQESFVYLGDTARLPYGSKSPETIRKYSEQNIAFLRKKDVKAIVIACNTASTQYSEKEFEGIPVYNVIDPGSETALKASMSSRIGVLGTRATINSKAYTKKILQLNPSAQVYDQACPLFVPLAEEGWDQDPVTNLIVYRYLSPLLENHIDTLILGCTHYPILKSSIARVTGSSIELVDSGEAIAKWIQKDFKNQRLQTRIDMEPRVIDLMTTDHSAHFNEVALRILKPVKVDTFTVVNV